The following coding sequences lie in one Xanthomonas hortorum pv. pelargonii genomic window:
- a CDS encoding glutathione S-transferase family protein, which translates to MGLLVDGKWQDGWYDTDKSEGRFERSQSRFRNWVTRDGSAGPHGEGGFQAAPGRYHLYVSLACPWAHRTLIFRRLKGLESMIDVSVVHWRMGKHGWTFAQGPGVVGDAIHHAQHLYEVYLKADPHYSGRVTVPVLWDRERNTVVSNESADIIRMFNSAFDEVGAADGDFYPEPLREQIDAVNACVYDSVNNGVYKAGFATTQAAYEEAVVPLFETLDWLETRLSQQRYLCGEQLTDADWRLFTTLVRFDAVYVGHFKCNLQRIADYPQLSGFLRELYQMPGIAGTVDFQHIKNHYYQSHDMINPTGIVPMGPVLDLDAPHGRGG; encoded by the coding sequence ATGGGCCTGTTGGTCGACGGCAAGTGGCAAGACGGTTGGTACGACACCGACAAGAGCGAGGGGCGTTTCGAACGGTCGCAGTCGCGATTTCGTAACTGGGTGACACGCGATGGCAGTGCGGGTCCGCACGGCGAGGGCGGCTTTCAGGCCGCTCCGGGGCGTTATCACCTGTATGTGTCGTTGGCCTGCCCTTGGGCGCACCGCACGTTGATCTTTCGTCGGCTGAAAGGCCTGGAGTCGATGATCGACGTCTCCGTGGTGCATTGGCGGATGGGCAAGCACGGCTGGACCTTCGCGCAAGGCCCGGGTGTGGTGGGCGATGCGATTCATCATGCGCAGCATCTGTACGAGGTCTATCTCAAGGCCGATCCTCACTACTCAGGGCGCGTGACCGTGCCGGTGTTGTGGGACCGCGAGCGCAACACGGTGGTCAGTAACGAGTCTGCAGACATCATCCGCATGTTCAACAGCGCGTTCGACGAGGTTGGCGCTGCAGACGGCGACTTCTACCCCGAGCCGTTGCGCGAGCAGATCGATGCGGTCAATGCGTGCGTGTACGACAGCGTCAACAATGGCGTGTACAAGGCGGGCTTTGCGACCACGCAAGCTGCGTACGAAGAGGCGGTGGTGCCGTTGTTCGAGACATTGGATTGGCTTGAGACGCGTTTGAGCCAGCAACGCTATCTGTGCGGCGAGCAACTTACCGACGCAGACTGGCGCCTGTTCACCACGCTGGTGCGCTTCGATGCGGTGTATGTGGGGCATTTCAAATGCAATCTGCAGCGCATTGCCGACTATCCGCAGTTGTCCGGCTTTCTGCGCGAGCTCTATCAGATGCCGGGAATCGCCGGGACGGTCGACTTCCAGCACATCAAGAATCACTATTACCAGAGCCACGACATGATCAATCCCACCGGCATCGTTCCAATGGGGCCGGTGCTGGATCTGGATGCGCCGCATGGGCGTGGTGGTTGA
- a CDS encoding DUF4126 family protein — protein MSLIHSILMAAVAGMRSMTPLAAVANAARTGNLPANNCAPKLLANPLASAGMLALAGGELAGDKMKTAPDRIVLPGMIARIATGVIVGTALAPREQRGIAALLGATTAVAAAYLTFNARMRAIERYGQTSTGVVEDAISVGAATLIMRSAAKR, from the coding sequence ATGTCCCTGATTCATTCGATCCTGATGGCCGCAGTTGCAGGCATGCGCTCGATGACCCCGCTGGCGGCAGTCGCCAATGCGGCCCGCACTGGCAACCTCCCCGCCAACAACTGCGCACCGAAGCTGCTTGCCAATCCGCTCGCATCGGCCGGCATGCTCGCACTCGCCGGTGGTGAGCTGGCTGGCGACAAGATGAAGACCGCACCCGACCGCATCGTGCTCCCCGGCATGATTGCCCGCATCGCCACCGGCGTGATCGTCGGCACGGCACTGGCGCCACGCGAGCAACGCGGCATCGCTGCACTGCTCGGTGCCACCACTGCCGTCGCTGCGGCCTATCTCACCTTCAACGCACGCATGCGCGCAATCGAACGCTATGGCCAAACCAGCACCGGCGTGGTGGAAGACGCCATCTCGGTGGGTGCGGCAACGCTGATCATGCGTAGCGCTGCCAAACGCTAA